Below is a genomic region from Rhodococcus sp. WMMA185.
GGACTGGAAAACGGGTGTGTGCAGGGAGTTGGGGTGGGGAAGCGCTCGCGATGGCTGGCGCCGTGTCTACTCTGCCGTCAACAGTTTCCGCGATCTTCAAGCGCCGCTGATCGGGGCGGTCGAACAACTGGTCGACTTCGTCACCGTCGATTCCGGACATTCTGGTTAGATGGTGTTGTGGCTGCATTGATTTGGCTGGTAGCGGGCGTCCTGCTCGCCGCCGCGGAAGCCTTGACCGGGGACTTCTTCCTCCTCATGCTCGCGGGCGGTGCGTTGGCGACCGCGGGTGTTACGGCGGTTACGGACTTCCCGGTCTGGATCGACGCGTTGATCTTCGGAGTGCTCTCCATCTCACTGATCCTCGGGGTACGTCCGGTGTTGCTGCGGAGGTTCGCGAGTCCGCCACCCATCGCGATCGGGACAGAGGCGCTCTCGGGGAAGCAGGCATTGGTCCTCGAGGAAGTCGCGGAGCACAGGGGGCAGGTCAAGTTGGATAGCGGAGACGTATGGACGGCCCGGCCGCTGGACAGCACCGAGGTGTACCCGCCGGGAACCACCGTGACGGTAATGCAAATTGACGGCGCAACCGCCGTTGTATGGAGAGGACTGTAGATGGAAGCACTCATAGTGCTGATCGTGATCGTGCTGTTCATCGCCTTGGTGGTGTCCAAGTCGGTGGCGCTGATTCCGCAGGCCGATGCGGCGGTGATCGAGCGCCTGGGCCGATACTCGCGGACGATATCGGGGCAGTTGACTTTCCTGATCCCGTTCGTTGACCGCATTCGCGCCAAGGTGGATCTGCGGGAACGGGTGGTCTCGTTCCCACCACAGCCGGTGATCACCCAGGACAATCTGACGCTCAGCATCGACACCGTCGTGTACTTCCAGGTGACCAACCCGCACGCCGCGGTGTACGAGATCAGCAACTACATCGTCGGCGTGGAGCAGTTGACCACCACCACTCTGCGTAACGTCGTCGGCGGTATGACGCTGGAGGACACGTTGACCTCCCGCGATTCCATCAACGGCCAACTCCGTGGAGTTCTGGACGAGGCCACCGGGCGATGGGGCCTGCGCGTCGCCCGCGTCGAGCTCAAGAGCATCGATCCGCCGCCGTCGATCCAGGAGTCGATGGAGAAGCAGATGAAGGCGGACCGTGAGAAGCGAGCCACGATTCTCACCGCCGAGGGGCACCGCGAATCGGCGATCAAGACCGCAGAGGGTGACAAGCAGAGCCGGATCCTCGCCGCGGAGGGGGCGAAGCAGGCGTCCATCCTCAGCGCGGAAGGTGAGCGACAGTCTCGCATTCTGAGGGCTCAGGGTGAGAGGGCGGCCAAGTACCTGCAGGCGCAGGGTCAGGCGAAGGCGATCGAAAAGGTCTTCGCGGCAATCAAGTCCGGCAAGCCGACCCCCGAACTGCTCGCATACCAGTACCTACAGACGCTGCCGCAGATGGCGCAAGGTGATGCGAACAAGGTGTGGATGGTGCCGAGCGACTTCGGGGACGCCCTCAAGGGATTCGCGAAGAACCTGGGTGCGCAGGGCATGGACGGCGTGTTCCGGTACGAGCCGTCCACCACGGACGAGGATCTGCCGAAGCCCGAGGACGATTCGGAAGAGGTAGCGGACTGGTTCGAGACCAAATCCGACCCGACCATCGCCCAGGCGGTTCGCGCCGCTGAGGTCGCGGCCCGTCAGCCGGTCGAGAGCCCTGGGGCTCCGGGGGCTCTGGGCAAGCGGCCCGCCTCAGGCGAGCAGGGTTCGGTCGCCGGTGGACCGGTGCCGGGGCAGCTACCACCGCCGGACAACGCCTGACTCGCGCCCGATACCCGGGATCGACTACGACTGCCCCGTGACTGCTGAAGCCACAGTCACGGGGCAGTTGTCTGTTCGGTCGACAACCCTTGACGGGCGGGCGGTCACCTGAGTTGCTCGTCTTTGCGCATCAGCAGATGGCCACGGCGGAACCGTTCCCCCTCCCGCGGCTCGCGCAGCATCCTGCCGACTTCGGTGAATCCGGTTTCGACCACCAATGTCGCGAGGTCGCCTATCGGCCACCGATAGGCGGGAGCGACCTTGTGGTCGAACACCGTCACCGGATCACTCTCCGACTCGAAGAAGGCGAGCAAGAAGTGGCCTCCCGGCATGAGCACACGCCGGAACTCGGCTATGTACGAGGGCATCTCGTGCGGAGGAGTGTGAATGACCGAGTACCAGGCAACGATGCCTTGCAGTGTTTCGTCGGCCAAGTCCAGAGCGTCCATGGAACCGACCTCGAACCGCAGCCGTGGGTATGTTGCACGGGCGAGGTCGATCATCACCGGTGAGAGGTCGACACCGAAGACGTCCAGCCCATGTCTTCCAGGTGCGCGGTCACCCGCCCAGGGCCGCAGCCGAGATCGGCGACCGGTCCCGGACCGGTGGTCGGTGCTAGCTCAGCGAAAGCAGCGAGTACCGCGCGATCCAATGGGAGACCGTCGAATTCGTCGCGAACGAGTTCGGCATAGCGGACGGCGACGGCATCGTAGGCATCTGCTGTCGCCCGAGCGTGCGGGGAAGGTTCAGTCACAAGGCATGGACACTAGGACCTTGCCATTGCGCCGACGACGGCCAGGGTGAGGCACCACGCCTGTTCGATCCGGCCGTCCAAGTTGGGCTCGTACTGTGCCTTCGTTCTCAGGTGATGAGCGCGTATCCAGTTCCGCACACCGCGGCCGCCCAGAGCACACTCGTGAACGTTCCGATGATGAACTGTTCCGAGGCGTGCGGTTCGCGGAGTTCGGGGTAGCGGGCCAACCCCTTCACCGCCAGGACGATGGCAATCCCCTCCGGCCAGCCGGCGAGTATCGCCGCGGCGACGGCGCCGCGCTCGAGCAGTCCGATGACTCGTCCACCGCGCAGAGGCCCCGCCTCGGGTGGGGTATCGGGTTCTTCCCCCGCATCGGGTTGTCTGCGAGCTATACGGAAGGCGGCCAACACGAGCGGCCCGCCGCCGGTGGTGGCCGCCAACACGGACAGTACAAGCGTCGCACCGAGGGCAAATCCCGTGACGGGCGTGGTAGCGGCCGCGGCGACCGCGGCAACGGCCAGGGCTGCCGCGGCCACTATCGGCGCGGCCAGTCGCGGCACCCACAGCGGACTTCGCGTCACCCCGAGTGCTGGGGGTGCTAGTGCGGCGACACCGAGGGCGATGAGCGAGAGTGTCGTCATCCGTCTGCTCTTTTCAGGAGTCGTTCGGCCAGCCGTCGTCCAGCGATCTCGACTTGCAGGCCTGCGGTGGAGAGGCGTTGAGAAACAGCCTGTTTGCTGATGCCCAGTGCTTGCGCCGCCTCGGTCTGGGTGCGACCTCGC
It encodes:
- a CDS encoding class I SAM-dependent methyltransferase, translating into MIDLARATYPRLRFEVGSMDALDLADETLQGIVAWYSVIHTPPHEMPSYIAEFRRVLMPGGHFLLAFFESESDPVTVFDHKVAPAYRWPIGDLATLVVETGFTEVGRMLREPREGERFRRGHLLMRKDEQLR
- a CDS encoding SPFH domain-containing protein; protein product: MEALIVLIVIVLFIALVVSKSVALIPQADAAVIERLGRYSRTISGQLTFLIPFVDRIRAKVDLRERVVSFPPQPVITQDNLTLSIDTVVYFQVTNPHAAVYEISNYIVGVEQLTTTTLRNVVGGMTLEDTLTSRDSINGQLRGVLDEATGRWGLRVARVELKSIDPPPSIQESMEKQMKADREKRATILTAEGHRESAIKTAEGDKQSRILAAEGAKQASILSAEGERQSRILRAQGERAAKYLQAQGQAKAIEKVFAAIKSGKPTPELLAYQYLQTLPQMAQGDANKVWMVPSDFGDALKGFAKNLGAQGMDGVFRYEPSTTDEDLPKPEDDSEEVADWFETKSDPTIAQAVRAAEVAARQPVESPGAPGALGKRPASGEQGSVAGGPVPGQLPPPDNA
- a CDS encoding NfeD family protein, with protein sequence MAALIWLVAGVLLAAAEALTGDFFLLMLAGGALATAGVTAVTDFPVWIDALIFGVLSISLILGVRPVLLRRFASPPPIAIGTEALSGKQALVLEEVAEHRGQVKLDSGDVWTARPLDSTEVYPPGTTVTVMQIDGATAVVWRGL